One window from the genome of Malus domestica chromosome 01, GDT2T_hap1 encodes:
- the LOC103439683 gene encoding embryo-specific protein ATS3B-like: MLFFDSSASRKSSPSPSHSICSKSSNMFRAFSFLLLLQASIVFTLSEAKLSIIHPEAAAKGFNVSNVQNAGSCSYTAVITTSCSSTRYTRDQISLSFGDAYGNQIYAPRLDDPSSRTFERCSTDTFEIYGPCAYQICYLYVYRTGLDGWKPENVKIYGHNSRAVTFSYNTFIPSDLWYGFNWCNTASSSARKSAHRWPMYAIAALFVFLIL; this comes from the exons ATGCTTTTCTTTGACTCCTCCGCATCCCGCAAGTCGTCGCCGTCGCCGTCACATTCTATCTGCAGCAAATCATCAAACATGTTCAGAGcgttctcttttcttcttctcctccaagCTTCCATCGTCTTCACGCTCTCGGAGGCCAAGCTAAGCATCATACATCCCGAAGCTGCCGCCAAGGGCTTCAACGTCAGCAACGTCCAG AATGCGGGGAGTTGTTCGTACACGGCGGTGATAACCACGAGCTGCTCCTCGACGAGGTACACGAGGGATCAGATCAGTCTCTCCTTTGGGGATGCTTATGGCAACCAG ATTTATGCACCGCGACTGGATGATCCATCTTCAAGAACATTTGAACGGTGTTCTACAGACACATTTGAGATTTACGGCCCCTGTGCATACCAAATCTGCTATTTGTATGTCTACAGAACCGGACTGGATGGTTGGAAGCCTGAGAATGTGAAAATCTATGGTCACAATTCCAGGGCTGTTACATTTAGCTACAACACCTTCATTCCCAGTGATCTTTGGTACGGCTTTAACTGGTGCAACACCGCCTCCTCTTCCGCCCGGAAATCTGCTCACAGATGGCCTATGTATGCCATAGCTGCGCTCTTTGTTTTTCTTATATTGTAA
- the LOC103439678 gene encoding xyloglucan galactosyltransferase XLT2, with protein sequence MFSVSDNKFPEPQPKRPQSLDKVNSFNSILQLIHQPRTCLLFAILALQVLLLFTLRSLPFARQHLSPTYSPQPVRLPLTVPEPEDECGSGRVFVYDLPKTLNQEILQNCDDLNPWSSRCKALANDGLGQKATGIEGIVPDNLVPAWYWTDQFVSEVIFHNRILNHKCRVMEPESATAFYIPFYVGLAVGKYLWSNSSTAQDRDRHCEMMLRWVQDQPSYKKSDGWDHFITMGRITWDFRRSKNDDWGSSCIYLPGMRNITRLLIERNPWDYFDVGIPYPTGFHPRSDSDVADWQNFVRNRSRSKLFSFAGGKRGAIKNDFRGLLLSHCQKESDACRVVDCAGTKCSNGTSAILETFLDSDFCLQPRGDSFTRRSIFDCMVAGSIPVFFWRRTAYIQYEWFLPGEPDSYSVFIDRNAVINGTASIKNVLQGFSREEVKKMREKVIDYIPKFLYAEPQEGLETVKDAFDIALEGVFRRFKQQGELGFRWK encoded by the coding sequence ATGTTTTCGGTATCGGACAACAAGTTTCCGGAGCCCCAACCCAAGCGGCCCCAAAGCCTCGACAAGGTAAACTCGTTCAACTCGATCCTCCAACTCATCCACCAGCCGCGGACATGCCTGCTCTTCGCTATACTTGCCCTCCAGGTCCTACTCCTCTTCACTCTCCGCTCCCTCCCCTTCGCCCGCCAACATTTATCGCCTACCTACTCCCCTCAACCTGTCCGGTTACCATTAACTGTACCCGAACCGGAAGATGAATGCGGGTCGGGTCGGGTCTTTGTCTACGACCTCcccaaaaccctcaaccaaGAGATTTTACAGAACTGCGACGACCTCAATCCGTGGAGCTCGCGCTGCAAAGCTTTAGCGAACGACGGCCTCGGGCAGAAAGCGACGGGGATCGAGGGAATTGTGCCGGATAATCTTGTGCCGGCGTGGTACTGGACGGACCAGTTCGTTTCGGAGGTGATTTTTCACAATCGGATCCTCAATCATAAGTGTCGGGTCATGGAGCCCGAATCTGCTACGGCGTTCTACATCCCTTTTTACGTTGGACTAGCGGTGGGCAAGTACTTGTGGTCGAACTCCAGTACGGCGCAGGACCGCGACCGCCACTGCGAGATGATGCTGCGGTGGGTCCAGGACCAGCCGTCATATAAAAAATCAGATGGCTGGGATCACTTTATCACGATGGGCCGGATTACGTGGGACTTTCGACGGTCCAAAAACGACGATTGGGGCTCTAGCTGCATTTACCTCCCGGGGATGCGAAACATCACGCGCCTCCTGATTGAGCGAAACCCGTGGGACTATTTCGACGTCGGTATTCCTTACCCCACCGGATTCCACCCGAGGTCGGACTCCGACGTTGCCGATTGGCAGAACTTCGTCCGAAACCGCAGCCGCTCGAAGCTCTTCTCCTTCGCCGGAGGGAAGCGCGGCGCGATAAAGAATGACTTCAGGGGGCTGCTGCTGAGTCACTGCCAGAAGGAATCGGACGCGTGCCGAGTCGTGGACTGCGCGGGGACCAAGTGCTCCAACGGCACCTCCGCGATTCTCGAGACCTTTCTCGACTCGGATTTCTGTTTGCAGCCGCGGGGCGACAGCTTCACCCGCCGGTCCATCTTCGACTGCATGGTGGCCGGTTCGATCCCGGTCTTTTTCTGGAGGCGGACCGCGTACATACAGTACGAGTGGTTTTTACCAGGCGAACCGGATAGTTACTCCGTTTTTATAGACCGTAACGCGGTTATAAACGGTACGGCCTCGATAAAAAACGTTCTACAAGGATTTAGCAGAGAGGAggtgaaaaaaatgagagagaaagtgatcGATTATATACCGAAGTTTCTGTATGCGGAACCGCAGGAGGGGTTGGAGACGGTAAAAGACGCTTTTGACATTGCCCTTGAAGGGGTCTTCAGGAGGTTCAAGCAGCAGGGAGAGTTGGGGTTCAGGTGGAAATAG
- the LOC103439691 gene encoding DEAD-box ATP-dependent RNA helicase 7: MPSIEVSDYLLAGTTPKDKKEKKMKKLISETLDAAADSPATEKKSKKESKHKKRKASDDEDRSETSSEMGEPVNVKPPKSEEKSKKKSKKAKVEPEEEDEEKTEEMVKEDPNAVSKFRISVPLRAKLKENGIESLFPIQAMTFDTILDGLDLVGRARTGQGKTLAFVLPVLESLTNGPAREFRKTGYGRPPTVIVLLPTRELAKQVFADFEAYGGAVGLAACCVYGGSPYGAQESKLRRGVDVVIGTPGRIKDHIERGNIDLSTLKVRILDEADEMLRMGFVDDVELILGKVKDVSKVQTLLFSATLPSWVKGISSRFLKPDKKTVDLVGNEKMKASTNVRHIVLPCSSSARSELIPDIIRCYSSGGRTIIFTETKEAASGLAEALPGARALHGDIQQGQREVTLAGFRSGKFMTLVATNVAARGLDINDVQLIIQCEPPRDVEDYIHRSGRTGRAGNSGVAVMLYDPRRSNFSKIERESGVKFEHISAPQPLDIAKAVGQDAAEMITKISDSVIPAFKSVAEELLNTSGLSAVDLLAKALAKAAGYTEIKKRSLLSSMENHVTILLEAGKPIYSPSFAFGVLRRFLPEEKVESVKGMALTADGNGAVFDVAAEDLDLFLAGQENAANVSIEVLKSLPDLQEKESRNSRFGGGGRFGRSGGGGGFRNDRSSNNRSGGGGRGRGNRW; encoded by the exons aTGCCTTCGATAGAAGTCTCCGATTATCTACTCGCGGGAACCACTCCGAAGgacaagaaggagaagaagatgaagaaattgatAAGCGAAACCCTAGACGCCGCGGCCGACTCGCCAGCTACTGAGAAGAAGTCGAAGAAGGAGTCTAAGCACAAAAAGCGGAAGGCTTCGGATGACGAGGACAGGAGCGAGACCAGCTCCGAGATGGGCGAGCCCGTGAATGTGAAGCCTCCGAAGAGCGAGGAGAAGAGCAAGAAGAAGTCAAAGAAGGCGAAGGTGGAGCCGGAGGAGGAGGACGAGGAGAAGACCGAGGAGATGGTTAAAGAGGATCCTAACGCGGTGTCTAAGTTTCGGATTTCGGTGCCCTTGAGGGCCAAATTGAAGGAGAATGGGATCGAATCCTTGTTCCCTATTCAGGCCATGACATTCGATACCATTTTGGATGGTTTGGATTTGGTCGGCCGGGCTCGAACAGGGCAG GGTAAAACTCTAGCTTTCGTGTTGCCCGTTTTGGAGTCTTTGACAAATGGGCCTGCAAGAGAATTTAGAAAGACTGGTTATGGTAGACCTCCAACTGTTATCGTGCTTTTACCCACCAGGGAACTTGCCAAACAG GTTTTCGCCGATTTTGAAGCTTATGGTGGTGCTGTGGGGCTAGCAGCGTGTTGTGTATATGGTGGATCTCCCTACGGGGCTCAAGAAAGTAAGCTAAGGAGAGGGGTGGATGTTGTTATTGGAACACCTGGCCGCATAAAG GATCATATAGAGAGGGGCAATATCGACTTGAGTACCTTGAAGGTTAGGATCCTTGATGAAGCTGATGAAATGCTGAGGATGGGCTTTGTTGATGATGTTGAACTCATTCTAG GCAAGGTGAAGGATGTAAGTAAAGTTCAAACGCTTCTCTTCAGTGCAACCTTGCCAAGTTGGGTGAAAGGC aTTTCTTCTAGGTTTCTCAAACCAGATAAGAAAACTGTAGATCTTGTTGGTAATGAAAAAATGAAGGCCAGCACCAATGTTAGGCATATTGTTCTTCCTTGCTCCAGTTCAGCAAGATCAGAACTTATTCCTGATATCATACGTTGTTACAGCAG TGGAGGCCGCACAATCATTTTCACCGAGACAAAGGAAGCTGCTTCTGGACTTGCTGAGGCGCTGCCTGGAGCCCGAGCTTTGCATGGGGACATACAGCAGGGCCAACGTGAG GTCACACTTGCCGGTTTCAGGTCTGGCAAGTTTATGACATTAGTAGCCACGAATGTGGCAGCGCGTGGACTGGATATCAATGATGTTCAATTAATTATTCAG TGTGAACCCCCACGTGATGTAGAAGACTATATTCATCGATCTGGACGCACAGGGAGAGCAG GCAATTCTGGAGTTGCAGTCATGCTTTATGATCCCAGAAGGTCaaatttttcaaaaatcgaGAGAGAGTCGGGAGTGAAATTTGAACACATATCTGCTCCTCAGCCACTTGATATTGCCAAAGCAGTTGGTCAAGATGCAGCAGAAATGATAACCAAAATCTCTGACAG TGTAATTCCTGCTTTCAAATCTGTTGCCGAGGAGCTACTTAACACCTCTGGCCTATCTGCAGTAGATCTACTGGCAAAAGCACTTGCTAAAGCTGCT GGCTACACCGAGATAAAGAAGAGGTCACTTCTTAGCTCTATGGAAAACCATGTCACAATACTTCTCGAGGCTGGAAAGCCCATTTATTCACCGTC TTTTGCTTTTGGGGTCTTGAGGAGATTCTTGCCAGAGGAGAAGGTTGAGTCAGTGAAGGGTATGGCGCTAACAGCTGATGGAAATGGTGCAGTGTTTGATGTAGCAGCTGAAGATTTGGATTTGTTTCTTGCTG GTCAGGAAAATGCAGCTAATGTGAGCATAGAGGTGTTGAAATCACTGCCTGATTTACAAGAAAAAGAATCAAGGAATTCAAGATTTGGCGGTGGTGGAAGGTTTGGCCGTagtggtggaggtggaggttTTCGAAATGATAGGTCTTCCAACAACCGATCCGGTGGTGGTGGGAGAGGTCGCGGCAACAGATGGTGA
- the LOC103439668 gene encoding mitochondrial metalloendopeptidase OMA1 has protein sequence MGSYRRAKLALDAFRGFTARIAPKAAAREPISRVFSTGSSASVSNSAKFSGFSSNSSILHKSIPQLGRITRTTQYRSPFLDCTRRYYYVDRKRVHHFKPRGPRRWFESPRNVLIVGLVGSGVFITVYFGNLETIPYTKRTHFIILSKALEKRLGESQFQQMKESFKGDILPAIHPDSVRVRLIAKDIIEALQRGLSHDVTWTDVDYASGKVELAHESGGKDTLMALQDPPEEGKWSREDEILDDRWIEKSRKTSRERGLKAATSHLDHLNWEVLVVDKPIVNAFCLPGGKIVVFTGLLKHFTSDAEIATIIGHEVGHAVARHSAETITKNLWFAILQLVLYQFVTPDVVNTMSNLFLRLPFSRRMEIEADHIGLLLVASAGYDPRVAPTVYEKLSKVTGGESALRDYLSTHPSGKKRAELLAQAKIMEEALAIYRDAGAGRGVEGFL, from the exons ATGGGATCGTACAGGAGAGCAAAGCTCGCACTCGACGCCTTCCGCGGCTTCACGGCGAGGATTGCCCCCAAAGCCGCCGCCAGAGAGCCCATCTCTCGCGTTTTCTCAACTGGGTCTTCCGCTTCCGTCTCCAACTCAGCTaagttttctgggttttcttcCAATTCTTCAATTTTACACAAATCAATTCCGCAGCTTGGTAGAATCACAAGAACAACACAGTACAGAAGCCCCTTTCTTGATTGCACTAGGAGATATTACTATGTCGACCGGAAGCGGGTTCACCACTTCAAGCCGAGAGGCCCGCGGAGGTGGTTTGAGAGTCCCAGGAACGTTTTGATTGTGGGTCTGGTGGGTTCTGGGGTTTTTATCACCGTGTATTTTGGGAATTTGGAGACGATTCCGTACACGAAGCGAACCCATTTTATAATTTTGTCGAAAGCCTTGGAGAAGAGGTTGGGGGAGAGCCAATTCCAGCAAATGAAAGAGAGTTTCAAGGGGGACATTTTGCCCGCCATACATCCGGATAGCGTGCGGGTTCGGTTGATTGCCAAGGATATAATAGAGGCTTTGCAGAGAGGGTTGAGCCATGACGTGACCTGGACTGACGTGGACTATGCGTCCGGTAAAGTGGAGCTGGCACATGAGAGTGGTGGCAAGGACACTTTGATGGCACTGCAGGATCCTCCGGAGGAGGGTAAGTGGTCCCGTGAGGATGAGATTCTTGATGATCGATGGATTGAGAAGAGTAGGAAGACAAGTAGGGAGAGAGGTTTGAAAGCTGCCACTTCGCATTTGGATCATTTGAATTGGGAGGTTTTGGTGGTGGATAAGCCCATTGTCAATGCATTTTGCTTGCCGGGTGGGAAGATTGTCGTCTTCACGGGGTTGCTCAAGCATTTTACAAGTGATGCCGAGATAGCGACGATCATTGGTCATGAG GTTGGCCATGCTGTGGCTCGACATTCTGCAGAGACTATTACAAAGAACCTGTGGTTTGCAATTCTGCAACTGGTGCTTTATCAATTTGTTACGCCTGATGTTGTCAACACAATGTCCAATCTTTTCTTGAGGCTTCCTTTCTCCCGAAG GATGGAAATTGAAGCGGATCACATTGGGCTTCTGTTGGTTGCTTCTGCTGGATATGATCCCAGAGTGGCTCCAACTGTGTACGAGAAGTTGAGCAAGGTTACTGGTGGTGAATCTGCACTCAGAGATTATCTTTCAACCCATCCATCCGGGAAAAAGAGAGCTGAATTGCTGGCTCAAGCTAAGATCATGGAAGAAGCACTCGCTATATACAGGGATGCAGGAGCAGGACGTGGGGTTGAAGGCTTTCTTTAG